Proteins encoded in a region of the Isosphaeraceae bacterium EP7 genome:
- a CDS encoding DUF1559 domain-containing protein encodes MPARRLRPGFTLIELLVVISIIAVLIALLLPAVQSAREAARRMQCTNNLKQIGLAIAGYADVNGCTPMHQYRYTQEHNSSSPRGYSGTKSWLCGLLPYMENSVMANSLNYSYTPEWAYSGAVTGPDPTCSTVIRATVSTFLCPSDGVVNTGSGEPSVMYPCGNFNYVGNTGHPRNVLMPGDSPNGGNVPQLTGVMSMDRMYPEQGSCKSAASAATTNVTVTLASITDGLSNTAAVSESLVNDGTGKSNDRRRLLNYTDAALIEQADVPAILVVQDGLANAVNWEAWSIFKGHTWAYTDAWQRHVYSHLLPPNAAPVTTYYTDTFRCSEGDSGMNPTSNHPGGVNQSMMDGSVRFIKNSVNLNAWWALGTRNKGEIISADAL; translated from the coding sequence ATGCCTGCCAGGCGCCTGCGCCCAGGATTCACCCTGATCGAATTGCTCGTCGTCATCAGCATCATCGCCGTCCTGATCGCCCTCCTCCTGCCCGCCGTTCAAAGTGCCCGCGAGGCGGCCAGGCGCATGCAGTGCACCAACAATCTCAAGCAGATCGGCCTGGCCATCGCCGGCTACGCCGACGTCAACGGCTGCACGCCGATGCACCAGTACCGCTACACGCAGGAGCATAATTCCTCCAGCCCGCGCGGCTATTCGGGCACCAAGTCGTGGCTCTGCGGCCTGCTGCCGTACATGGAAAACTCCGTGATGGCCAACTCCTTGAACTACTCCTACACCCCGGAGTGGGCCTACAGCGGTGCGGTGACCGGGCCCGACCCCACCTGCTCGACGGTGATCCGTGCGACCGTCTCGACCTTCCTGTGCCCGTCCGACGGCGTGGTCAACACCGGCTCGGGCGAGCCGTCCGTGATGTACCCATGCGGCAACTTCAATTATGTGGGCAACACCGGCCACCCGCGTAACGTCCTGATGCCGGGGGACAGCCCCAATGGCGGCAACGTCCCGCAGTTGACGGGCGTCATGTCGATGGACCGGATGTACCCCGAGCAGGGATCCTGCAAGAGCGCCGCATCGGCCGCCACCACCAACGTGACGGTGACCCTGGCCAGCATCACCGACGGCCTGTCCAACACGGCCGCGGTCAGCGAGTCGCTGGTCAACGACGGCACGGGCAAATCGAACGACCGCAGGCGGCTCCTGAATTACACCGACGCGGCACTCATCGAGCAGGCCGACGTGCCGGCCATCCTCGTCGTGCAGGACGGCCTGGCCAATGCCGTCAACTGGGAAGCCTGGAGCATCTTCAAAGGGCACACCTGGGCCTACACCGACGCCTGGCAGCGGCACGTCTACTCTCACCTGCTCCCGCCGAACGCAGCGCCCGTGACTACCTACTACACCGACACCTTCCGCTGCTCGGAAGGCGACAGCGGCATGAACCCGACCAGCAACCACCCCGGCGGCGTGAACCAGTCGATGATGGACGGCTCGGTCCGGTTCATCAAGAACTCGGTGAACCTGAACGCCTGGTGGGCCCTGGGCACCCGGAACAAGGGCGAGATCATCTCGGCCGACGCGCTCTGA
- a CDS encoding Uma2 family endonuclease — protein sequence MNVTTLQETEIEPISLDLAGTLMTPEEFDSAEDWDEFYAYELIGGVLIVSPSPSPMERGSTDFLGTILNLYQWQHPQGSALDATLPEHTIRSGRNRRRADRAIWAGLGRMPDPLNDIPTIAVEIVSRGRRNRQRDYVEKRVEYLAAGVREYWVIDRYRRTMTVFLAGEEKVVAEPETYRTPLLPGFELILAKLLAESDRWTDRES from the coding sequence ATGAATGTGACGACCCTGCAAGAGACCGAGATCGAGCCGATCTCGCTCGACCTGGCCGGCACGCTCATGACGCCCGAGGAATTCGACTCGGCCGAGGACTGGGACGAGTTCTACGCTTACGAGCTGATCGGCGGAGTCCTGATCGTGTCGCCATCGCCGTCGCCCATGGAACGCGGTTCGACAGATTTCCTGGGCACGATCCTCAACCTCTATCAGTGGCAGCACCCGCAAGGGTCGGCACTCGACGCCACCCTGCCCGAACACACGATCCGGTCCGGCCGGAACCGGAGGCGAGCCGACCGGGCGATCTGGGCCGGCCTGGGCCGGATGCCCGACCCCTTGAACGACATCCCGACCATCGCTGTCGAGATCGTCTCGCGCGGACGACGCAACCGTCAGCGGGATTATGTCGAGAAGCGGGTCGAGTACCTGGCCGCAGGGGTGCGCGAATACTGGGTGATCGATCGCTATCGCCGGACCATGACCGTCTTCCTCGCCGGCGAGGAGAAGGTGGTGGCGGAGCCGGAAACTTACCGGACCCCGCTCCTGCCCGGCTTCGAGCTGATCCTGGCAAAGCTGCTCGCCGAGAGCGACCGCTGGACCGACCGCGAAAGTTGA